One genomic window of Desulfuromonas sp. AOP6 includes the following:
- a CDS encoding cytochrome c3 family protein produces MIRCLIAVMAVTFAWALPALAVDFDHAEHLTYIEGTDCATCHVEGAQSIVPETSVCLQCHDQDFVDTVEMPGLKTHGPVWALNHRPFAKGNTYDCAACHQQSYCMDCHTSGRSDEMGDFGNNMINVHRSDFHVTHPIAARTNQQLCSSCHEPNYCSDCHNQFAPADLALDSHRRGWTDGTLDGMHAQYDETQCAGCHTSGSVIPSTTGWSQAHAREARKNLATCQACHPQGDICLKCHSATTGLRVNPHPADWSDIDGRLKRASDGKTCRKCH; encoded by the coding sequence ATGATCCGCTGTTTAATCGCCGTTATGGCCGTCACCTTTGCGTGGGCGCTACCGGCATTGGCGGTCGATTTCGACCACGCCGAGCATCTGACCTACATCGAAGGGACGGATTGCGCCACCTGCCACGTGGAGGGGGCGCAGAGCATCGTTCCCGAGACCTCGGTCTGTCTGCAGTGTCACGATCAGGACTTCGTCGACACCGTCGAGATGCCGGGCCTCAAAACCCACGGACCCGTCTGGGCCCTCAACCATCGTCCCTTTGCCAAGGGCAACACCTATGACTGCGCCGCCTGCCACCAGCAGAGCTACTGCATGGACTGCCACACTTCGGGGCGTTCCGATGAAATGGGTGACTTCGGCAACAACATGATCAACGTGCATCGCAGCGATTTCCACGTAACCCACCCCATCGCCGCCCGCACCAACCAGCAGTTGTGCTCCAGCTGCCACGAGCCCAACTACTGCTCCGACTGCCACAACCAGTTCGCTCCGGCTGACCTGGCTCTTGATTCACACCGCCGTGGCTGGACCGACGGCACTCTGGATGGCATGCACGCCCAATACGATGAAACACAATGTGCGGGCTGCCACACCAGCGGTTCGGTTATCCCCAGCACCACCGGTTGGTCCCAGGCTCATGCCCGTGAGGCCCGCAAGAACCTGGCCACCTGCCAGGCCTGCCACCCACAAGGTGATATTTGTCTCAAGTGCCACAGCGCCACCACTGGCCTGCGGGTGAATCCGCACCCTGCGGACTGGAGCGATATCGACGGCCGCCTCAAGCGGGCCAGCGACGGAAAGACCTGTCGTAAATGCCACTAA
- a CDS encoding c-type cytochrome: protein MKRLSVLVTLLIAFSLAAPSAHAANWRKGKALFKDNCMSCHDDKSDSVKVSPGDKTKAQWNRFFDRDKHEAKPEVFNKLSKKDLENLKSYLDKYSLDSAKPGTCG, encoded by the coding sequence ATGAAAAGACTGTCTGTTCTCGTCACCCTTCTGATCGCCTTTTCTCTGGCGGCGCCCTCGGCCCATGCCGCCAACTGGAGAAAAGGCAAGGCTTTATTCAAGGACAACTGCATGAGCTGCCACGACGACAAAAGTGATTCCGTAAAAGTATCTCCCGGCGACAAGACCAAGGCTCAGTGGAACCGCTTTTTTGACCGCGACAAGCATGAAGCAAAACCCGAAGTTTTTAACAAGCTTTCCAAGAAGGATCTGGAAAATCTGAAGAGCTATCTGGACAAATATTCCCTCGACTCAGCCAAGCCGGGCACCTGCGGCTAG
- a CDS encoding sigma 54-interacting transcriptional regulator yields the protein MYSDGFFKEVTLLICSSLDIRQALQRCLAYLQTFFPLDEVLISLADQERQQRWHILAHASKNVAPLAVEAVPLPPHVYSRYLEAMRGNAKLIDDTNLDAFARSFEPYVKNKGFSEIILPLRIEENDLGLLVLRARGKNRFNKDHVALITSVREPFAIATANAIRHQKLLDYKNQLDRDNRFLKNELKIQVRDEIIGENSGLATVMSMVKQVGGLTNTVLLLGETGTGKEVIANAVHRLSPRKDGPFVKVNCGAIPESLIDSELFGHERGAFSGAISQKPGRFERAHGGTIFLDEIGELPLQAQVRLLRVLQNKEIERVGGTTSIPVDIRVIAATHRDLQKMVSENLFREDLWFRLNAYPIVIPPVRHRGEDIPALLEYLVEVKSKELGFRTPPEIAPGAMDCLTQYPWPGNVREMENVVERALIQNKGRILSRDHFNLSEHSNCSSDRFGEMGRCLFPCLAKLSQEDGKKYELLPETTNLEEVVCQHIKRVLKMTGGKVHGPNGAAELLGTNASTLRSRMKKLGIVVDGKARDDSTAVGSG from the coding sequence ATGTATTCTGACGGTTTTTTTAAGGAAGTTACTTTATTGATTTGCAGCAGCCTTGATATCCGGCAGGCGTTGCAGCGATGCTTGGCTTATCTGCAAACGTTCTTCCCTCTGGATGAGGTCCTTATTTCCCTTGCTGACCAGGAGAGACAGCAGCGGTGGCACATTTTGGCTCATGCCTCCAAAAACGTTGCTCCCTTGGCCGTGGAGGCCGTTCCTCTCCCTCCTCATGTCTATTCAAGGTATCTGGAAGCGATGCGTGGAAATGCGAAACTTATCGACGACACCAATCTCGATGCATTTGCGCGATCATTTGAGCCCTATGTGAAAAACAAAGGGTTTTCCGAGATCATTCTGCCCTTGCGGATTGAGGAGAACGACCTCGGCCTGCTTGTGTTAAGAGCGAGGGGCAAGAATCGGTTTAACAAAGACCATGTCGCACTCATCACTTCTGTCCGTGAACCTTTTGCCATTGCGACCGCCAATGCGATAAGACACCAAAAATTGCTCGATTATAAGAATCAACTCGATCGGGATAATCGTTTCCTCAAAAATGAGCTGAAGATCCAAGTTCGGGACGAAATTATTGGTGAAAACAGTGGTCTGGCAACGGTCATGAGTATGGTGAAACAGGTGGGGGGCCTCACCAACACTGTCTTGCTGTTGGGAGAAACAGGGACCGGCAAGGAAGTCATCGCCAATGCGGTCCACCGTTTGTCTCCTCGCAAAGACGGTCCTTTTGTTAAAGTGAATTGCGGTGCCATACCGGAGTCTTTGATCGACAGTGAGCTTTTTGGTCATGAGAGGGGGGCCTTCAGCGGCGCCATCAGTCAAAAACCGGGTCGATTCGAGCGTGCCCACGGAGGAACCATCTTTCTGGATGAGATTGGTGAACTCCCTCTACAGGCACAGGTTCGCCTTCTGAGAGTCCTGCAAAATAAGGAGATTGAGCGGGTCGGAGGGACGACGTCAATCCCTGTAGATATCCGGGTTATTGCCGCCACCCACCGTGATTTGCAGAAGATGGTTTCCGAAAACCTATTTAGGGAGGATCTCTGGTTCAGACTTAATGCGTATCCTATCGTTATCCCACCTGTGAGACATCGCGGCGAGGATATTCCTGCCCTTCTTGAGTATCTTGTCGAAGTTAAGTCGAAGGAACTGGGATTTCGCACCCCGCCTGAAATAGCCCCCGGTGCTATGGATTGTTTAACGCAATACCCTTGGCCGGGGAATGTGCGAGAAATGGAAAACGTTGTGGAAAGAGCCTTGATTCAGAATAAAGGGCGGATTCTTTCCCGAGATCACTTTAACCTGTCGGAGCATTCCAACTGTTCATCCGATCGGTTCGGGGAAATGGGACGATGTTTGTTCCCGTGTCTGGCGAAGCTTTCGCAAGAGGATGGAAAAAAATATGAATTACTTCCTGAAACCACCAATCTGGAAGAGGTCGTATGTCAACATATTAAGCGTGTGTTGAAAATGACGGGAGGGAAAGTCCATGGCCCGAATGGTGCCGCAGAATTGTTGGGGACAAATGCCAGCACTCTTCGCAGCCGAATGAAAAAACTCGGAATTGTTGTCGATGGGAAGGCCAGAGATGATTCGACCGCTGTAGGGTCCGGTTAG
- the speA gene encoding biosynthetic arginine decarboxylase, which produces MNRKLAQNWTLEASAALYGIREWGAGHFDLDEQGNVAVNARFQGKKVSVSLMDIVAGIEERGHTMPVLLRIENLLDARIAFLNETFRAAIDRAGYRGEYRGVFPVKVNQQCQVIEEIVRFGAPYGHGLEAGSKAELVLALASLREGGLLILNGYKDREFIDLGLWADRLGYRCIFVIESPSELPLLIERSKALGIRPLIGARVKVSAKVGGLWTETSGDRSSFGLSTAQLLSVVDTLRQEQMLDCLQLLHCHLGSQIPHLADIRAGVLEACRYYSDLVREGATMGYLDLGGGLAVDYSGVRSGHVHSRDYTLDDYCDTLVGTIGQTLDAEGIPHPHIVTESGRATVAYASMLLFNILDVMHFEAVALPDALPAEAHPLLHQLFALRDEDSEADPVNRYNEALSCRDRIRELYKDGQIGLRDRSLGENIFLAIAQNILRHIIETGKTPLGLEGLRESLADIYYGNFSVFQSLPDTWAIGQLFPIIPLHRHLEAPRREAIISDLTCDCDGKLDAFIVAGGESRILPVHPLKKEEEYYLGVFLMGAYQETLGDLHNLFGDTHVVSVRLNEDGSFDVMKEIPGDSIGDVLSYVEYNPQLLFEQLRGTAEAAVRLGRLTVAERQLLLEEFRGSLAGYTYYER; this is translated from the coding sequence ATGAACCGAAAACTTGCGCAGAACTGGACTCTTGAGGCATCCGCCGCCCTCTACGGCATCCGTGAATGGGGGGCTGGTCACTTCGATCTCGACGAGCAGGGGAATGTGGCGGTTAATGCCCGCTTTCAGGGCAAAAAAGTATCGGTCTCCCTCATGGACATCGTCGCCGGTATCGAAGAACGTGGCCATACCATGCCCGTATTGCTGCGCATCGAAAACCTGCTCGACGCCCGCATCGCCTTCCTCAACGAGACCTTTCGCGCCGCCATTGATCGCGCCGGCTACCGGGGCGAATACCGGGGGGTCTTCCCCGTCAAGGTCAACCAGCAGTGTCAGGTCATTGAGGAGATTGTCCGCTTCGGCGCGCCCTACGGCCACGGCCTGGAGGCCGGGAGCAAAGCCGAGCTGGTGCTGGCGCTGGCTTCCCTGCGGGAAGGGGGGTTGCTGATCCTCAACGGCTACAAGGACCGCGAGTTTATCGATCTCGGTCTGTGGGCAGACAGGCTGGGCTATCGCTGCATTTTCGTTATCGAATCCCCTTCCGAGCTCCCCCTGCTCATCGAGCGCAGCAAGGCTCTCGGAATCCGTCCCCTCATCGGTGCTCGTGTGAAGGTTTCCGCCAAGGTCGGCGGCCTGTGGACGGAGACCAGCGGCGACCGCAGCAGCTTCGGGCTGAGCACGGCCCAGCTCCTCTCCGTGGTCGACACCCTCCGCCAGGAGCAGATGCTCGACTGCCTGCAGCTGCTGCACTGCCATCTCGGCTCGCAGATCCCGCACCTGGCCGATATCCGTGCCGGCGTCCTGGAAGCCTGTCGTTATTACAGCGATCTGGTGCGCGAAGGGGCCACCATGGGCTACCTCGACCTCGGCGGTGGCCTGGCCGTGGATTACAGTGGCGTCCGCTCCGGCCATGTCCATTCCCGCGACTATACCCTTGACGACTACTGCGATACCCTGGTCGGCACCATCGGCCAGACTCTGGACGCGGAAGGCATCCCCCATCCGCATATCGTCACCGAATCGGGTCGGGCCACGGTGGCCTACGCCTCCATGCTCCTTTTCAACATCCTCGACGTCATGCATTTCGAGGCCGTCGCCCTGCCTGACGCCCTGCCGGCCGAGGCCCACCCCTTGCTGCACCAGCTCTTCGCCCTGCGCGACGAGGACAGCGAAGCGGACCCGGTCAACCGCTACAACGAGGCGCTCTCCTGTCGCGACCGCATCCGCGAGCTTTACAAGGATGGCCAGATCGGCCTGCGGGATCGCTCCCTGGGCGAGAACATCTTTCTGGCCATCGCTCAGAACATTCTCCGGCATATCATCGAGACCGGCAAAACGCCTTTAGGCCTGGAGGGCCTGCGTGAAAGTCTGGCCGATATCTACTACGGCAACTTCAGCGTCTTTCAATCCCTGCCCGACACCTGGGCCATCGGCCAGCTCTTCCCCATCATCCCCCTGCACCGCCACCTGGAGGCCCCCCGACGCGAGGCCATTATCTCGGACCTCACCTGCGATTGCGACGGCAAGCTCGACGCCTTCATCGTCGCCGGCGGCGAGAGCCGCATTCTGCCCGTACACCCGCTGAAAAAAGAAGAGGAATACTATCTCGGCGTCTTCCTCATGGGCGCCTATCAGGAGACCTTGGGCGACCTGCACAACCTCTTCGGGGACACCCACGTTGTGAGTGTGCGACTCAATGAGGACGGCAGTTTCGACGTGATGAAAGAGATTCCCGGCGATAGCATCGGCGATGTACTCAGTTATGTGGAATACAACCCGCAGCTCCTGTTTGAGCAGCTGCGCGGCACGGCTGAGGCTGCAGTGCGGCTGGGGCGGCTGACGGTAGCCGAGCGGCAGTTGTTGTTGGAGGAGTTTCGGGGGAGCTTGGCGGGGTATACGTATTATGAGAGGTAG
- a CDS encoding multiheme c-type cytochrome: MRRRLLTLVPFAAVALMVVLLQGCGSNRDSSGAITTTDSLGTDATGISYAGAATCIECHEGKSWSAAAVSGYLAGAHVIHSDHIDQETAQADGCAQCHDPIADGRSLEAWLDSSAIPTAGLAAVTCEACHGAGGEHYGVGPMPNPLPGSDTCGKCHNDALPDSHLPHHPDADSIYERYAASAHAGSAGPGRSEYSTDGSKLNGHMEDHLPFGHSCVKCHTHEGAIEYLEVDDGAAIAAIDDGSGKIYTSMQCKTCHDPHKAGKLLEPAIHEEHPVYKDDGVTLDYLEVTTISSSEYNTCANCHDQEAFHLTKNVAWSMLETHGDDPNTTDIEGYVIDETAENACSACHDVHSANITINQQWAKSGHAAEIALVKEELGPDAVISLDDEHERHSVLAFTEINNAFAEGRETCQRCHTTTGAKNYMSDPANYDPANNDFSHLDPVYDENTGELLSNKVEMLYCGACHTSATTGDLAVSGADIVLDYTYGGEEIILKGVNESKACLTCHGGWGNNDSLVAMDDAARDFHGVLHHGPAGAVLFAEETHAGYEFAGQVYDSTPHDIIGTTDANGNEVVPGTGTAGPCVACHMPGKNHSNSVVDVESMTINSEGVCNSCHSMTVEILEAANKGRKQTASYIMEVVKSVLIDLDYPEADLGGLKPVLVATVNPTYLSLDQFRAAMNWWVVYDDFGAHAHNPTYVKQIAFDTIDYLENGTFTGTITVDTAAWLDTVNWLGGDPTTGVVTRP, encoded by the coding sequence ATGCGAAGAAGATTATTGACTCTCGTTCCATTTGCAGCGGTCGCTCTTATGGTGGTGCTGTTGCAAGGTTGCGGCAGCAACCGTGATTCGAGCGGGGCTATCACGACGACCGATTCTCTTGGCACCGATGCCACAGGGATCAGTTATGCAGGAGCTGCAACCTGTATTGAATGCCACGAAGGAAAAAGCTGGAGTGCCGCAGCGGTCTCAGGTTACCTAGCTGGCGCACACGTGATCCACAGCGACCACATCGACCAAGAAACGGCGCAAGCTGATGGATGTGCTCAGTGTCATGACCCTATCGCCGATGGTCGCTCGCTCGAAGCCTGGCTCGATTCGAGCGCCATTCCGACTGCCGGCCTGGCTGCTGTTACCTGCGAAGCCTGTCATGGGGCTGGCGGCGAGCATTATGGGGTGGGGCCTATGCCCAACCCTCTGCCCGGCTCCGATACCTGCGGCAAGTGCCATAATGATGCCCTGCCGGACTCTCACCTCCCTCACCACCCTGATGCGGATTCTATTTATGAGAGATACGCTGCCTCGGCTCACGCAGGATCTGCAGGGCCTGGCCGTTCCGAATACTCTACCGATGGATCAAAACTCAATGGCCACATGGAAGACCATCTGCCGTTTGGCCATTCATGCGTCAAGTGCCATACCCATGAAGGTGCCATAGAGTACCTGGAGGTCGACGATGGTGCGGCGATTGCGGCGATTGATGATGGTTCCGGCAAAATTTACACATCCATGCAATGCAAAACCTGCCATGACCCGCACAAAGCAGGTAAATTGCTGGAGCCTGCGATTCACGAAGAGCACCCGGTCTATAAGGACGACGGCGTAACGTTGGATTACTTGGAGGTGACTACCATCTCCTCATCGGAATACAACACCTGCGCAAACTGCCACGATCAAGAGGCCTTTCACCTTACCAAAAACGTTGCCTGGTCGATGCTTGAAACTCATGGTGACGATCCGAACACCACTGACATTGAAGGCTACGTTATTGACGAAACAGCTGAAAACGCTTGCAGCGCCTGTCACGATGTCCACAGCGCTAATATCACGATTAATCAGCAGTGGGCCAAATCGGGCCACGCTGCCGAGATCGCCCTGGTTAAAGAAGAGCTGGGGCCCGATGCGGTCATCTCTCTTGATGACGAGCATGAGCGTCATTCCGTGCTGGCATTCACCGAAATCAACAATGCCTTTGCCGAAGGTCGCGAAACCTGTCAGCGTTGCCACACCACCACCGGCGCCAAGAACTACATGAGCGATCCGGCGAACTACGATCCCGCAAACAATGACTTCTCGCACCTCGACCCTGTTTATGACGAAAACACCGGAGAACTTCTCTCCAATAAAGTCGAAATGCTCTACTGCGGCGCGTGCCACACTAGCGCAACCACAGGAGATTTGGCCGTCAGCGGAGCTGACATCGTCTTGGACTACACCTACGGCGGAGAAGAGATCATCCTCAAGGGTGTTAACGAATCGAAGGCGTGCCTGACCTGTCACGGCGGCTGGGGCAACAATGACAGTCTTGTTGCAATGGATGACGCAGCGCGTGATTTCCATGGCGTGCTGCACCATGGCCCGGCCGGGGCCGTCCTCTTTGCTGAAGAGACCCACGCCGGCTATGAGTTCGCCGGCCAGGTCTACGACAGCACCCCGCACGACATCATTGGCACCACTGATGCTAACGGCAACGAGGTCGTCCCCGGAACGGGCACCGCAGGGCCCTGCGTCGCCTGCCACATGCCCGGCAAAAACCACTCCAACTCCGTGGTCGATGTTGAAAGCATGACCATCAACAGCGAAGGGGTCTGCAACAGCTGCCACTCGATGACGGTCGAAATACTAGAAGCCGCTAACAAGGGCCGGAAGCAGACGGCCAGTTACATCATGGAAGTCGTCAAAAGTGTTCTAATCGACCTCGACTATCCTGAAGCGGATTTAGGCGGCCTCAAACCTGTGTTAGTGGCCACTGTTAATCCAACTTATCTCTCTCTTGACCAGTTCCGGGCAGCAATGAACTGGTGGGTCGTGTACGACGATTTTGGGGCGCACGCACATAACCCCACCTACGTCAAACAGATTGCTTTCGACACGATCGATTATTTGGAGAATGGGACCTTCACAGGCACCATTACCGTAGACACAGCCGCTTGGCTGGATACTGTCAATTGGCTTGGTGGCGATCCGACTACCGGGGTTGTAACTCGCCCTTAA
- the proC gene encoding pyrroline-5-carboxylate reductase: MVGLERIGFVGAGNMAEAFIKGLLNGGFPATGIVISEPDPNRCRLLQERYQVQVAADNRDLVEKSELIVLAVKPQVVGAVLDEIRPVFSQDKLLVSILAGVSTTSLEQGLDHSPRVIRAMPNTPALVGFGASALCAGRHAAAQDKLLAGRLFETVGIMQWVSEGQMDAVTGLSGSGPAFVFTFIEALTAGGVQQGLSRDVAHALAVQTVLGAARLVHESADHPAVLRDRVCSPGGTTIAGMAVLEKGGLRSVVMEAVGAAAQRSQELGKK; this comes from the coding sequence ATGGTCGGGTTGGAAAGGATTGGATTTGTCGGGGCCGGCAACATGGCCGAGGCGTTTATCAAGGGATTGCTTAACGGCGGGTTTCCCGCGACCGGGATTGTCATCTCCGAGCCTGACCCCAATCGCTGTCGCCTGCTTCAGGAGCGTTATCAGGTTCAGGTGGCTGCTGACAATCGTGACCTTGTGGAGAAAAGCGAGCTGATCGTGCTGGCGGTTAAGCCTCAGGTCGTCGGCGCGGTTCTCGATGAAATCCGCCCCGTTTTTTCGCAGGACAAACTCCTGGTCAGCATCCTGGCGGGCGTGTCCACGACCTCCCTTGAGCAGGGGCTTGACCATTCACCCCGGGTGATAAGGGCCATGCCCAATACGCCCGCCCTGGTCGGCTTTGGGGCTTCTGCCCTGTGTGCCGGCCGTCATGCTGCCGCGCAGGATAAGTTGCTAGCCGGCCGACTGTTTGAAACGGTGGGTATCATGCAATGGGTCAGCGAAGGGCAGATGGATGCGGTCACCGGCCTGTCCGGTTCGGGGCCGGCCTTCGTCTTCACGTTCATCGAAGCTCTTACCGCCGGCGGCGTGCAGCAGGGTCTGAGCCGCGATGTGGCTCACGCTCTCGCGGTGCAGACCGTCCTGGGGGCGGCTCGACTGGTGCATGAAAGCGCCGATCACCCGGCGGTGCTACGGGATCGGGTCTGCTCTCCAGGCGGCACCACCATCGCCGGCATGGCTGTTCTCGAAAAGGGCGGGCTGCGGTCGGTGGTCATGGAGGCTGTCGGCGCCGCCGCCCAGCGCTCACAGGAGTTGGGTAAAAAATGA
- the speE gene encoding polyamine aminopropyltransferase encodes MDLWYTEKHSENVGITMKATKTLFSGKSEFQQLDIIETLEYGRMMLLDGLVMVTERDEFVYHDMITHPALFTHPHPKKVLVIGGGDGGTIREIMKHKGVELAVLCEIDGLVIDKSIELLPSMACEIDGSNPRVKLHVDDGLAYIRDHQNEFDVIMVDSTDPIGPAVGLFEEDFYRLVFGALKEDGIMVAQSESPFYHAEIQKNMYANLRNVFPLVEMYQAFIPTYPSGFWSFAFASKKYHPVKDFNRERAAKRGFYTKYYNEDLHLGAFMLPTFARENIAP; translated from the coding sequence ATGGACTTGTGGTACACGGAAAAACACTCGGAAAACGTCGGCATCACCATGAAGGCAACCAAAACCCTCTTTTCCGGCAAGAGCGAATTTCAGCAGCTCGACATCATCGAAACCCTGGAATATGGCAGGATGATGCTCCTGGACGGCCTGGTCATGGTGACCGAACGGGACGAGTTTGTCTATCACGACATGATCACCCATCCCGCCCTCTTCACCCACCCTCATCCGAAGAAGGTGCTGGTCATCGGCGGTGGCGACGGTGGTACCATTCGGGAGATCATGAAGCATAAAGGGGTGGAACTGGCAGTTTTGTGCGAAATCGACGGCCTCGTCATCGACAAATCCATCGAACTGCTGCCCTCCATGGCCTGCGAGATTGACGGCAGCAATCCCCGCGTCAAACTGCACGTGGATGACGGCCTCGCCTATATCCGCGACCACCAGAACGAATTTGATGTGATCATGGTTGATTCCACCGATCCCATCGGCCCGGCCGTCGGTCTCTTTGAAGAAGACTTCTACCGTCTGGTTTTCGGCGCCCTGAAAGAGGACGGCATCATGGTGGCCCAGAGCGAGTCCCCCTTCTACCATGCCGAGATCCAGAAGAACATGTATGCCAACCTGCGCAACGTCTTCCCCCTGGTGGAGATGTACCAGGCCTTCATCCCCACCTATCCCAGTGGTTTCTGGAGCTTCGCCTTCGCCAGCAAGAAGTATCACCCGGTGAAGGATTTCAACCGCGAACGCGCCGCCAAGCGGGGCTTTTACACCAAATACTACAACGAGGATCTGCACCTCGGCGCCTTCATGCTGCCGACCTTCGCTCGTGAGAACATCGCCCCCTAG
- a CDS encoding methyl-accepting chemotaxis protein has product MAQPAKNVRTIRRKLVRVALFFTVVSLVTIATSYYFFYRSHTALLSVANEQVEKLGIVDQMSQELALMRGSEKDFLLAASRGDENAMEQYSDALYSRVQGVPSLLGQLKALSVGNIEITRSISQMEAIQADLLSNLDILADTLFEGATLAQADPAIKAFSMNLREFSNILPVVKRAVLKDVARGKTSGAWSFSMWAIPVVALVLVLIGLFSASVVGKRITASFEKFKAGVANLSEGNFDEIHVDTHDELAEVASLFNESLHKLQDSIITESEREETQNNLIGFLEVVSEAADGDLTVKAPVTADAFGSIADAYNLMVDSLAEQMADTRRKAEEVGRESQHLLEIFKTMEAGAEKQAAQVREATEFVNETSSTTLEISEKATLAQETSALVDQVTGQGNNLVMQNIEGMQLIRVTVQVINKKMKSLSERLLEIGTISQLISEVATRTTILAMNASIEAARAGEQGRGFLVISDEIKRLADKSAEATKQITGIIKAIQTEAGEVTASLEEETRTVEGQTKLAQDTGDAFSEIQKAIGDSKQVVTEIFDLSQKQQHLTNEAVLSMKEVSVISKQASSMVKDSARISDGLHDMSETLLNSLSQFILPGEEDDLLQQGVSFDLSGEKGEMMPAEEIEDDLVALEDEIFDTDLDIKTA; this is encoded by the coding sequence ATGGCTCAGCCAGCCAAAAACGTCCGTACTATCCGGCGCAAGCTTGTGCGCGTCGCCCTCTTTTTCACCGTCGTTTCCCTGGTAACGATTGCCACCAGTTACTATTTCTTTTATCGCTCCCACACAGCCTTGCTGAGCGTGGCCAATGAGCAGGTTGAGAAGCTCGGCATCGTCGACCAGATGAGCCAGGAACTTGCCCTCATGCGCGGCAGTGAGAAGGATTTTCTGCTGGCGGCGTCCCGTGGTGACGAAAACGCCATGGAGCAGTACAGCGATGCCCTGTACAGCCGGGTCCAAGGGGTTCCCAGCCTTCTGGGGCAGCTTAAAGCTCTTTCCGTGGGCAATATCGAAATAACCCGGTCCATATCCCAGATGGAAGCGATTCAGGCTGATCTGCTCAGCAACCTCGATATCCTGGCCGATACCCTGTTTGAGGGCGCCACCCTTGCACAGGCAGACCCCGCCATCAAGGCTTTCTCCATGAATCTGCGGGAGTTCTCCAATATCCTGCCTGTGGTGAAAAGGGCCGTTCTCAAGGATGTTGCCCGCGGCAAAACATCAGGAGCCTGGTCTTTTTCCATGTGGGCGATTCCCGTCGTGGCGCTGGTGCTGGTTCTGATTGGTTTGTTTTCGGCTTCGGTGGTCGGCAAGCGCATCACGGCATCCTTTGAAAAATTCAAGGCCGGTGTCGCCAATCTTTCCGAGGGAAACTTCGATGAGATCCATGTCGATACGCACGATGAGCTGGCCGAGGTCGCAAGTCTGTTCAACGAATCCCTGCATAAGCTGCAGGACTCCATCATTACCGAGAGTGAGCGGGAAGAGACGCAGAACAACCTGATCGGTTTTCTGGAGGTTGTCAGCGAGGCGGCTGACGGCGACCTGACCGTTAAGGCCCCGGTTACCGCCGACGCCTTCGGCTCGATCGCGGACGCCTACAACCTGATGGTCGACAGCTTGGCAGAGCAGATGGCCGATACACGCCGCAAGGCGGAAGAGGTCGGTCGCGAATCCCAGCACCTGCTGGAGATCTTCAAGACCATGGAAGCCGGCGCTGAAAAACAGGCGGCTCAGGTTCGAGAAGCGACCGAGTTTGTTAATGAAACCTCTTCGACCACGCTGGAAATCAGTGAAAAGGCCACCCTGGCGCAGGAGACCTCGGCTCTGGTGGACCAGGTTACCGGACAGGGTAACAATCTGGTTATGCAGAATATCGAGGGGATGCAGCTGATCCGCGTCACCGTGCAGGTCATCAACAAAAAGATGAAATCCCTCTCCGAAAGGCTGCTTGAAATCGGCACCATTTCCCAGTTGATCTCCGAGGTTGCCACCCGGACGACGATTCTGGCCATGAACGCCTCCATCGAAGCGGCTCGCGCCGGCGAACAGGGCCGCGGCTTTCTGGTTATTTCCGATGAAATCAAGCGCCTGGCCGACAAGTCGGCGGAGGCCACCAAGCAGATTACCGGTATTATCAAGGCGATCCAGACGGAGGCAGGCGAAGTAACCGCCTCGCTTGAAGAAGAGACCCGGACGGTTGAAGGACAGACCAAGCTGGCTCAGGATACGGGCGATGCCTTCAGTGAAATTCAGAAGGCTATCGGCGATTCCAAGCAGGTTGTTACCGAAATCTTTGACCTGTCCCAGAAACAGCAGCACCTTACCAATGAGGCTGTGCTTTCCATGAAGGAAGTCTCCGTGATTTCCAAGCAGGCCAGTTCGATGGTGAAGGACTCCGCGCGCATCTCCGACGGTCTCCATGACATGTCCGAAACCCTGCTGAACTCTCTTTCCCAGTTCATTCTGCCCGGCGAGGAAGACGACCTGCTGCAGCAGGGCGTGTCTTTTGACCTTTCCGGTGAGAAAGGGGAGATGATGCCGGCAGAAGAGATCGAAGACGATCTGGTGGCCCTTGAGGATGAAATATTCGATACGGATCTGGATATCAAAACGGCCTGA